The genomic region TACGAACGACCTCTTTTGCGGATGTTTTCCAACAGGCGCGGGGTGTTCTGATACAGGTACACATACAATCCGGGTTTGGGCATTTCTTTATAAATGATGTCAAACATCGTTTTGTACAACCGGAATTCGTCTTCGCCCAAGGTTACTTTGGCAAAAATCAACGATTTAAAAATATGATAGTCGGCGACAATAAAGTCTTTAAATAAGTCAAATTGTGCCAGGTCGTCGGACAATTGTAAATAGCGATCGGCCAAAAAAGACATTTCCAACGGAAACGCATAACGCGCCTGATCTTTGTAAAATTTAGGAAGAAACGGATTGTCGGCAAAACCTTCCAGAATTAATTTAGCATTAAAGTCTTCCGAAATCTTCGTGGCGAGGGTGGTTTTTCCGGCGCCAATGTTGCCTTCTATCGCGATATAGTTAAAATGTTGCAGTTCGAATTTTTCAATAGGCGAAACCAGATTGCCTACTACGGTACACGTACTGTTGTCGGAAGTAATAGCGATTAGTTCGGAAATGCTTTTCTTTAAAACGGGATGCGTCCAATCCAGTTGCAGGTCGTTTAGCGGTTGCAGTACAAACAAACGGTGTTGCATTTGCGGATGCGGAACCTGTAAATCCGGAGTGTCAATGATCCTTTCGTCACAACTGATGAT from Flavobacterium sp. WV_118_3 harbors:
- the folK gene encoding 2-amino-4-hydroxy-6-hydroxymethyldihydropteridine diphosphokinase, with translation MRSQNQVVISLGSNQGNRIENIQNAITLIHKNIGTVIRLSRLYETPSWGFESDAFYNCALVLHTHRPVETVLEKLLAIEKTLGRIRSTQDGYQARTIDLDIISCDERIIDTPDLQVPHPQMQHRLFVLQPLNDLQLDWTHPVLKKSISELIAITSDNSTCTVVGNLVSPIEKFELQHFNYIAIEGNIGAGKTTLATKISEDFNAKLILEGFADNPFLPKFYKDQARYAFPLEMSFLADRYLQLSDDLAQFDLFKDFIVADYHIFKSLIFAKVTLGEDEFRLYKTMFDIIYKEMPKPGLYVYLYQNTPRLLENIRKRGRSYEQEIPAEYLDKINRGYLDYIKSQSNLNVLIIDVSDYDFVENQEDYLQILEMISAKIKA